A window of the Gemmatimonadaceae bacterium genome harbors these coding sequences:
- a CDS encoding thioredoxin domain-containing protein, whose protein sequence is MANRLAHETSPYLRHHAHNPVDWYPWGAEALDRARREERPILLSVGYAACHWCHVMERESFENAGTAALMNARFVCIKVDREERPDLDAIYMQAVQALTGHGGWPMTVFLTPEGEPFYGGTYYPPDDRHGMPSFRRVLEAVSDAYANRRGDVRKTTDMLRQIYDAAAAPATATGALDAALLERAYRAAAAEYDARYGGFRGAPKFPQAMSLDAMLAVWARTGEPFPLEVAARSFRAMARGGIYDQVGGGFARYATDAGWLVPHFEKMLYDNALLGRLAVHLWQATGDDGVRRVCEETFDWVAREMTAPGGGFYSTLDADSEGEEGKFYLWTADELDALLGADAPLVRAYYGVEAGGNFEGRSILHVPDDLGAAAARAAVEPAALRDAVDRARRTLYDARSRRVWPARDEKILAAWNGLMLRAVAEGARAFESTAYRDLALRNGEFLFREMVRDGRVMRVHTDGVTRLAGYLEDHAAVALGALSLYELTFDRIWLDRARDLGSAIVRWFWDEETGAFFDTARDHESLITRPRDVSDNATPSGTSLAVELSLRLAELFGDPEHRERGERVLASLAEPMARHPLAFGHLLSAADLAVYGAVQLAVVGDPSSDAFRALARESARQYVPSLVIAGGAAADNADVPLLADRPLRDGLATAYLCRAYACNAPVTAPGLLAVQLEETRTG, encoded by the coding sequence ATGGCCAACCGACTGGCGCACGAGACCAGCCCGTACCTGCGGCACCACGCGCACAACCCGGTGGACTGGTACCCGTGGGGGGCCGAGGCACTGGACCGGGCCCGCCGCGAAGAGCGGCCGATCCTGCTCAGCGTCGGGTACGCGGCGTGTCACTGGTGCCACGTCATGGAGCGCGAGTCGTTCGAAAACGCGGGCACCGCGGCCCTCATGAACGCGCGGTTCGTGTGCATCAAGGTGGACCGCGAAGAGCGTCCGGATCTTGACGCGATCTACATGCAGGCAGTGCAGGCCCTCACCGGGCACGGCGGGTGGCCGATGACGGTGTTCCTCACGCCCGAGGGCGAGCCGTTCTACGGCGGCACCTACTACCCGCCCGACGACCGGCACGGCATGCCGTCGTTCCGGCGCGTGCTCGAGGCGGTGTCGGACGCGTACGCCAATCGGCGCGGCGACGTGCGCAAGACCACCGACATGCTGCGGCAGATCTACGATGCGGCGGCGGCGCCCGCCACGGCCACCGGTGCGCTGGACGCGGCGCTGCTCGAACGCGCCTACCGCGCGGCCGCCGCGGAGTACGACGCGCGGTACGGCGGGTTTCGCGGCGCCCCGAAATTTCCGCAGGCAATGTCGCTCGACGCCATGCTCGCCGTGTGGGCGCGAACGGGCGAGCCGTTCCCGCTCGAGGTGGCCGCGCGGTCGTTCCGCGCCATGGCGCGCGGCGGCATCTACGATCAGGTGGGCGGGGGCTTCGCGCGCTACGCCACCGACGCGGGGTGGCTGGTGCCGCACTTCGAGAAGATGCTCTACGACAACGCGCTCCTCGGCCGGCTGGCGGTGCACCTGTGGCAGGCCACGGGTGACGACGGCGTACGTCGCGTCTGCGAGGAGACGTTCGACTGGGTGGCCCGCGAGATGACGGCGCCGGGCGGCGGCTTCTACTCCACGCTCGACGCCGACAGCGAAGGGGAGGAGGGCAAGTTCTATCTCTGGACGGCGGACGAACTCGACGCGCTGCTGGGCGCCGACGCCCCGCTCGTGCGTGCGTACTACGGCGTGGAGGCGGGCGGCAATTTCGAAGGCCGCTCGATCCTGCACGTGCCCGATGACCTCGGCGCCGCGGCGGCGCGGGCCGCGGTGGAGCCGGCCGCGCTGCGCGATGCCGTGGACCGGGCCCGGCGCACACTCTACGACGCGCGGAGCCGCCGGGTGTGGCCGGCCCGCGACGAGAAGATCCTGGCCGCGTGGAACGGGCTCATGCTGCGGGCGGTGGCCGAGGGCGCGCGGGCCTTCGAGTCGACCGCGTACCGCGACCTCGCGCTGCGCAACGGCGAATTCCTGTTCCGCGAGATGGTGCGCGACGGGCGCGTGATGCGCGTGCACACCGACGGAGTCACGCGTCTCGCCGGCTACCTCGAGGATCACGCCGCGGTGGCGCTGGGCGCGCTGTCGCTCTACGAGCTGACCTTCGATCGCATATGGCTGGACCGGGCGCGCGATCTGGGCAGCGCCATCGTCCGCTGGTTCTGGGACGAGGAGACCGGCGCCTTCTTCGACACCGCCCGCGACCACGAGTCGCTGATCACGCGGCCGCGCGACGTGAGCGACAACGCCACGCCGTCGGGCACGTCGCTGGCCGTGGAACTGTCGCTGCGGCTGGCCGAACTGTTCGGCGACCCCGAGCACCGCGAACGCGGCGAGCGGGTGCTGGCCTCGCTCGCCGAACCGATGGCGCGGCATCCGCTGGCGTTCGGGCATCTGCTGAGCGCGGCCGACCTCGCGGTGTACGGCGCGGTGCAGCTGGCGGTGGTGGGTGATCCGTCGAGCGATGCGTTCCGCGCCCTGGCGCGGGAATCGGCGCGGCAATACGTGCCGTCGCTCGTCATCGCCGGCGGGGCGGCCGCGGACAACGCGGACGTCCCGCTGCTCGCGGACCGGCCGCTGCGGGATGGCCTGGCGACGGCGTATCTGTGCCGCGCGTACGCGTGCAACGCGCCGGTGACGGCGCCGGGGCTGCTGGCGGTCCAACTGGAGGAGACGCGAACCGGGTAA
- a CDS encoding response regulator transcription factor, with amino-acid sequence MNRILIIEDNPDLAYGLRTGLEIEGYDADVAGDGEVGLVRAREWNPNLVILDLMLPGMDGYRVLRTLRDEGLEMPVLILTARGEETDKVLGFRLGADDYVTKPCGVLELLARVAALLRRARRSDVRDAAALERFGAVEINPASRTVTRGDHPVALSPKEFDLLLTLVRRRGAVVSRLELLKEVWGYSADVMTRTVDIHIAELRRKLEDDPSKPKHILTVWKAGYRLEA; translated from the coding sequence ATGAACCGCATCCTCATCATCGAAGACAACCCCGATCTCGCCTACGGCCTGCGCACCGGCCTCGAGATCGAAGGCTACGACGCGGACGTGGCCGGCGACGGCGAGGTGGGGCTGGTCCGCGCCCGTGAGTGGAATCCCAACCTCGTCATCCTCGACCTCATGCTGCCCGGCATGGACGGCTACCGGGTGCTGCGCACCCTGCGCGACGAAGGACTCGAGATGCCGGTGCTCATCCTCACCGCGCGCGGCGAGGAGACCGACAAGGTGCTCGGCTTCCGCCTCGGGGCCGATGACTACGTCACCAAGCCGTGCGGCGTGCTCGAGCTGCTGGCCCGCGTCGCGGCGCTCCTCCGCCGCGCCCGCCGGTCCGACGTCCGCGACGCGGCGGCGCTGGAACGGTTCGGCGCCGTGGAGATCAATCCGGCGTCGCGCACCGTCACCCGCGGCGATCACCCCGTGGCGCTGAGTCCCAAGGAGTTCGACCTGCTCCTCACCCTCGTGCGCCGCCGCGGCGCCGTCGTCTCGCGCCTCGAGTTGCTCAAGGAGGTCTGGGGCTACAGCGCCGACGTCATGACGCGGACGGTGGACATCCACATCGCCGAGTTGCGCCGTAAGCTCGAAGACGATCCGTCCAAACCCAAGCACATCCTCACCGTGTGGAAAGCGGGCTACCGGCTCGAAGCCTGA
- a CDS encoding HAMP domain-containing sensor histidine kinase, producing MTPPRPSRVVGTVVVLGLALVVTALLVYQAEVAARGHRLTAEHTLHDYASFADWQFEQQVKNELLTNIIPSLAQAAMRVDPTRLPASLLSPESVGAMARDYAGWCGCLDSVRYYFRIDWPNGQLLTTRNRASTAELRWVRDTVVTYVKQLKPLSEMLPQSYGSTDSRSRPQASMRVIVTNDSYVMILGGIDEQPILLVFLVSRNLKGQPVVIYGYQTAPLQFLTPAFRSVYHRNALLPPSLVGSLPVDSVLSLAVDDVHGEPLFGSPGQYDLTYSVADTLEPNFGRLVLRVALRPDVAGRLIVGGLPPSRLPMLISLLVVMAILLAIALVQLRREQELARLRTEFVSGVSHELRTPLAQIRWFSELLHMGKLRSEEERVRSAGIIDQEARRLTYLVENVLNFSRGERKQNRISPAPTDLERELREALELFAPLARSRKMKLRAELAVDLVALVDRDAFRQVILNLLDNAAKYGPEGQTITIGSARTGTKARIWIDDEGPGVAVADRDRVWEPYVRLARDTERGTGGSGIGLSVVRELVEMHGGTCTMETSPSGGVRVVVKLPAAGAAAIKEPAI from the coding sequence ATGACCCCTCCCCGCCCCTCCCGCGTCGTCGGCACGGTGGTCGTCCTCGGGCTCGCGCTCGTGGTCACCGCCCTGCTGGTGTACCAGGCCGAGGTGGCGGCTCGCGGCCACCGCCTCACCGCCGAGCACACCCTCCACGACTACGCGTCGTTCGCCGACTGGCAGTTCGAGCAGCAGGTCAAGAACGAACTCCTCACCAACATCATCCCGTCGCTGGCCCAGGCGGCGATGCGGGTGGATCCCACGCGACTGCCGGCGTCGCTGCTCAGTCCCGAATCGGTGGGCGCCATGGCCCGCGACTACGCCGGCTGGTGTGGGTGCCTGGACAGCGTGCGGTACTACTTCCGCATCGACTGGCCCAACGGCCAGCTCCTCACCACCCGGAACCGTGCGTCCACGGCGGAACTGCGGTGGGTGCGCGATACCGTGGTCACCTACGTCAAGCAGCTCAAGCCGCTGTCGGAGATGCTCCCCCAGTCCTACGGCTCCACGGACAGCAGGTCCCGGCCGCAAGCGTCCATGCGCGTGATCGTCACCAACGACTCGTACGTGATGATCCTGGGCGGGATCGACGAGCAGCCGATCCTGCTCGTATTCCTCGTGTCGCGGAACCTCAAGGGCCAGCCGGTGGTCATCTACGGCTACCAGACGGCGCCGCTCCAGTTCCTCACCCCGGCGTTCCGTTCGGTATACCACCGCAACGCCCTCCTGCCGCCGTCGCTCGTCGGCAGCCTGCCCGTGGATTCGGTGCTCTCGCTCGCCGTGGACGACGTCCACGGCGAGCCCCTGTTCGGCTCGCCGGGCCAGTACGATCTCACCTACAGCGTCGCCGACACGCTGGAGCCCAACTTCGGCCGGCTCGTGCTGCGCGTGGCGCTGCGCCCCGACGTCGCCGGCCGGCTGATCGTGGGCGGGCTCCCGCCGTCGCGGCTGCCGATGCTCATCTCCCTGCTGGTCGTGATGGCCATCCTGCTCGCCATCGCCCTCGTGCAGCTCCGCCGCGAACAGGAGCTGGCCAGGCTCCGCACCGAGTTCGTCTCGGGCGTGTCGCACGAGCTCCGCACGCCGCTCGCCCAGATCCGCTGGTTCTCCGAACTGCTGCACATGGGCAAGCTGCGGTCGGAGGAGGAGCGCGTCCGCTCGGCGGGGATCATCGACCAGGAGGCCCGCCGCCTCACCTATCTCGTGGAGAACGTCCTCAACTTCTCGCGCGGCGAGCGCAAGCAGAACCGGATCTCGCCGGCGCCCACCGACCTCGAGCGCGAACTGCGCGAAGCGCTCGAACTGTTCGCGCCGCTGGCGCGCTCCCGCAAGATGAAGCTGCGCGCCGAGCTCGCCGTCGACCTCGTGGCCCTCGTGGACCGCGACGCCTTCCGCCAGGTGATCCTCAACCTCCTCGACAACGCGGCCAAATACGGCCCCGAAGGGCAGACGATCACCATCGGCTCGGCGCGCACCGGCACCAAGGCCCGCATCTGGATCGACGACGAGGGGCCGGGCGTCGCCGTGGCCGACCGCGATCGCGTGTGGGAGCCCTACGTGCGCCTGGCCCGCGATACCGAGCGCGGCACCGGCGGCAGCGGTATCGGCCTCTCGGTCGTACGCGAGTTGGTGGAGATGCACGGCGGTACCTGCACCATGGAGACCTCCCCCAGCGGCGGCGTGCGCGTCGTCGTGAAATTGCCGGCCGCCGGCGCCGCCGCGATCAAGGAGCCCGCCATATGA
- a CDS encoding acyl-CoA dehydrogenase family protein: MHSVTASFVRGIFSGAVHESLIFPYPDPLDRRDPGEARRVGRLIDRLREIAHDLVDSAELDAHETIPEPVVQALAAGGLLGLTIPEAFGGAGLSPAGYARVFGEVSRIDASLAVLVGVHCGLGCKALVLYGSPDQQARYLPMLARGETLAAYALTEPETGSDAQNIRTRAELSGDGTAWILNGHKQWIGNGQRAGVIVTFAQTPVERGGDRVSRPTAFIVRPDMPGFTVLGTVQKLGIRGSTQAELLYEDLTVPLDHVLGTVGKGFAVAVRVLNGGRLSLAAGCTAGAKHLLHEMTTFAEERVQFGKPIIEFEITQRKLARIAADTYAADAMLGVLTAMAAAPDGDDALEAACCKVFASELLWRAADEMVQVAGGRGFVKPYPYERMLRDARINRIFEGTNEILRLFIALNGIQGPAGQMREIAAALKHPVRHLGLVSGFAASRLKSRLGATGTLDVVLHPRLEGHRRYFERHVRELADAGQRLLDVYREHIVDRQQELERLADMAVELFATAAVLSRTQRLVDERGIAACAHEVDLCDLFAVEAGLRFRAARDALLSIQDETRRAVARSIRIAHGYAVDDPLLDWPQRTE, encoded by the coding sequence ATGCATTCCGTCACGGCTTCCTTCGTCCGCGGGATCTTCAGCGGCGCGGTGCACGAATCGCTGATCTTCCCCTACCCTGACCCGCTCGACCGCCGGGATCCGGGCGAGGCGCGGCGGGTGGGTCGGCTGATCGACCGCCTGCGCGAGATCGCGCACGACCTGGTGGACTCGGCGGAACTGGACGCGCACGAGACGATACCGGAGCCGGTCGTGCAGGCGCTGGCGGCGGGCGGGCTCCTGGGGCTCACGATTCCCGAGGCGTTCGGGGGCGCCGGCCTATCGCCCGCCGGCTACGCGCGCGTGTTCGGCGAAGTATCGCGTATCGACGCCAGCCTGGCCGTGCTCGTGGGGGTGCACTGCGGCCTGGGGTGCAAGGCGCTGGTGCTGTACGGGTCGCCCGACCAGCAGGCGCGCTACCTGCCGATGCTGGCGCGAGGCGAGACGCTGGCCGCCTATGCGCTCACCGAGCCTGAGACCGGCTCGGATGCGCAGAACATCCGGACCCGCGCCGAGCTGTCGGGCGACGGCACGGCGTGGATCCTCAACGGGCACAAGCAGTGGATCGGGAACGGGCAGCGCGCCGGCGTGATCGTGACGTTCGCGCAGACCCCCGTGGAGCGGGGCGGCGACCGCGTCTCGCGGCCCACGGCGTTCATCGTCCGGCCCGACATGCCGGGCTTCACGGTGCTGGGCACGGTGCAGAAGCTGGGCATCCGCGGGTCCACGCAGGCCGAGTTGCTGTACGAGGACCTCACCGTCCCGCTGGACCATGTGCTCGGCACCGTGGGCAAGGGATTCGCCGTGGCGGTGCGCGTGCTCAACGGCGGGCGCCTGTCGCTGGCCGCCGGGTGCACGGCCGGCGCCAAGCACCTGCTGCACGAGATGACGACGTTCGCCGAGGAGCGGGTGCAGTTCGGGAAGCCGATCATCGAGTTCGAGATCACGCAGCGCAAGCTGGCGCGGATCGCCGCCGACACCTACGCCGCCGACGCGATGCTGGGCGTGCTGACGGCGATGGCGGCCGCGCCGGACGGCGACGATGCGCTGGAGGCGGCGTGCTGCAAGGTGTTCGCCAGCGAGCTCCTGTGGCGTGCCGCGGACGAGATGGTGCAGGTGGCGGGCGGACGGGGATTCGTGAAGCCGTATCCCTACGAACGCATGCTGCGCGATGCGCGGATCAACCGGATCTTCGAGGGGACGAATGAGATCCTGCGGCTGTTCATCGCCCTCAACGGCATCCAGGGACCGGCTGGCCAGATGCGCGAGATCGCGGCGGCGCTCAAGCATCCGGTCCGCCACCTGGGCCTGGTGAGCGGCTTCGCGGCGTCGCGGCTCAAGAGCCGGCTGGGGGCCACCGGCACGCTGGACGTGGTGCTGCATCCCCGGCTCGAGGGGCACCGGCGCTATTTCGAGCGGCACGTGCGCGAGCTCGCCGACGCCGGGCAGCGCCTGCTTGACGTGTACCGGGAGCACATCGTGGACCGCCAGCAGGAGCTGGAGCGGCTGGCCGACATGGCCGTGGAGCTGTTCGCCACGGCGGCCGTGCTGTCGCGCACGCAGCGCCTGGTGGATGAGCGCGGGATCGCGGCGTGCGCGCACGAGGTGGACCTGTGCGATCTGTTCGCGGTGGAGGCCGGCCTCCGGTTTCGCGCCGCCCGCGACGCGCTGTTGTCCATCCAGGATGAGACGCGGCGCGCGGTGGCGAGGTCCATACGGATAGCGCACGGCTACGCGGTGGACGACCCGCTGCTGGATTGGCCCCAACGGACGGAGTGA
- a CDS encoding cyclase family protein — translation MRHIYDISVPLESGGLVYPGNPEIHIALQQAIADGASANVSRLELGSHTGTHVDAPRHFFDDGAGVDTLPLDVLMGPALLIAVAPDVMAVTEEHLRPHDLTHATRVLIRTRNSAFLRERDFHPDFTYLSPDGAAYLVDHGVKLVGVDYLSVEQFHSGHHRTHRTLLERGVIIIEGLDLSEPPAGIYELRCLPLRLVGLDGAPARAVLLAS, via the coding sequence ATGCGACACATCTACGACATCTCGGTGCCGCTGGAGTCGGGCGGGCTGGTGTATCCGGGCAATCCGGAGATCCACATCGCGCTGCAGCAGGCGATCGCCGACGGCGCCAGCGCCAACGTCTCGCGGCTGGAGCTGGGGTCGCATACCGGCACGCACGTCGACGCGCCGCGCCACTTCTTCGACGACGGCGCCGGCGTGGACACGCTGCCGCTGGACGTATTGATGGGCCCGGCGCTCCTGATCGCGGTGGCGCCGGACGTCATGGCCGTGACCGAGGAGCATCTGCGGCCGCACGATCTGACGCATGCCACGCGCGTGCTCATCCGCACGCGCAACTCGGCGTTCCTCCGCGAGCGGGATTTCCACCCCGATTTCACCTACCTCTCGCCCGACGGGGCGGCGTATCTGGTGGATCACGGCGTCAAGCTCGTGGGGGTGGACTACCTCTCCGTGGAGCAGTTCCACTCCGGCCACCATCGTACACATCGCACGTTGCTGGAGCGCGGGGTAATCATCATCGAGGGGCTCGATCTCAGCGAGCCCCCGGCGGGGATCTACGAGCTGCGCTGCCTGCCGTTGCGACTCGTGGGGCTCGACGGCGCGCCGGCGCGCG